A genomic window from Vitis riparia cultivar Riparia Gloire de Montpellier isolate 1030 chromosome 16, EGFV_Vit.rip_1.0, whole genome shotgun sequence includes:
- the LOC117933929 gene encoding transcription factor MYB4-like, translating to MGAPLSSRMFVPIKPLYSSVSDRLSPRSDMRPKTLLQKFCSWKSTMARPEEQRPRWTEEEDHKLIECKSRNPHLSWPNIAMLAGLERSGKSCRERWNNSLTEDNTITRLHRLYGNRANRWNNHVKKLGISTHQNIPDHNALSSEPEHFKRKLHSYTHFSLTRTRPPLLQKPSYLEFLRDDEIIDHSVEGDELESLIAEFGSLIPDVNPNETNFGGRLL from the exons ATGGGCGCCCCTCTGTCGTCTCGCATGTTCGTTCCAATAAAACCGCTCTATTCGTCGGTGTCAGATCG TTTATCTCCTCGATCTGACATGAGACCAAAGACTTTACTTCAAAAGTTCTGTAGCT GGAAATCCACGATGGCAAGACCAGAGGAGCAGAGACCGCGATGGACCGAAGAAGAAGACCATAAGCTCATTGAATGTAAAAGCAGAAATCCCCATCTATCTTGGCCAAATATCGCAATGCTGGCAGGGCTGGAGAGGAGTGGCAAGAGTTGCAGGGAGAGGTGGAATAACAGTCTGACGGAAGACAATACCATCACCCGCCTGCATCGGCTTTATGGGAATAG GGCCAACCGCTGGAACAACCATGTGAAGAAGCTTGGGATAAGTACTCATCAGAATATTCCCGACCACAATGCTCTTTCATCTGAACCAGAACATTTCAAACGCAAGCTCCATTCCTACACCCATTTCAGCCTCACAAGAACTCGTCCACCCTTGCTTCAGAAGCCTAGCTACCTAGAATTTCTTAGGGATGATGAGATTATCGATCACTCTGTCGAGGGAGATGAGCTTGAGTCTTTGATTGCCGAGTTTGGTTCTTTGATTCCCGACGTTAATCCAAATGAGACCAATTTCGGGGGGAGATTACTTTGA
- the LOC117933930 gene encoding transcription factor MYB16-like — translation MASVYLLKRIINRRQLSSINFPPKTDHYEASSAKHWITITLFLQGKSMMARAEEQRPRWTEEEDHKLIECKSRNPHLSWPNIAMLAGLERSGKSCRERWNNSLTEDNTLQWLHGNRASRWNNQLKKKLGISTHQNIPDPQSSFISTRIFQTQAPFLHPFQPHKNSPTLASEA, via the exons ATGGCTTCCGTTTATCTCCTCAAACGGATCATCAACCGAAGGCAACTCTCTAGTATAAATTTCCCTCCTAAAACTGACCACTATGAAGCAAGCTCAGCCAAGCATTGGATAACAATCACATTGTTTCTTCAAG GGAAATCCATGATGGCAAGAGCAGAGGAGCAGAGACCGCGATGGACCGAAGAAGAAGACCATAAGCTCATTGAATGTAAAAGCAGAAACCCCCATCTATCTTGGCCAAATATCGCAATGCTGGCAGGGCTGGAGAGGAGTGGCAAGAGTTGTAGGGAGAGGTGGAATAACAGTCTGACGGAAGACAATACCCTGCAGTGGCTTCATGGGAATAG GGCGAGCCGCTGGAACAACCAATTGAAGAAGAAGCTTGGGATAAGTACTCATCAGAATATTCCTGACCCACAAAGCTCGTTCATCTCAACCAGAATATTCCAAACGCAAGCTCCATTTCTACACCCATTTCAGCCTCACAAGAACTCGCCAACCCTTGCTTCAGAAGCCTAG
- the LOC117934166 gene encoding S-norcoclaurine synthase 2-like gives MFGQVSYDVEVDVPAGDAWELYSTLQLAKVVQEGLSPMLEKVELVEGDGGVGTVLELTLAPPPGAQGPMIYKEKFTKIDNEKRIKETEVVEGGFLDLGFTLYRVCFEIVEKDKDSCVIKLKIEYDVKEEAASNASMVTCKPLEGIASVTTTYLLKMKNANANAN, from the exons atgtttgGCCAAGTTTCATATGATGTGGAGGTCGACGTGCCGGCCGGCGATGCCTGGGAGCTCTATAGCACCCTTCAACTGGCCAAGGTTGTCCAAGAAGGCCTCTCTCCTATGCTTGAGAAAGTTGAGCTGGTTGAAGGTGATGGAGGAGTTGGCACTGTTCTTGAACTCACGCTGGCCCCACCCCCTg GGGCGCAAGGACCTATGATTtacaaggagaaattcacaaaGATTGACAACGAGAAGCGCATCAAAGAGACTGAGGTAGTTGAAGGAGGATTTCTGGACTTGGGATTTACTTTGTATCGAGTTTGCTTCGAGATTGTGGAAAAAGACAAGGATTCATGTGTCATCAAATTAAAGATCGAGTACGACGTGAAGGAAGAAGCAGCTTCCAATGCTTCAATGGTCACTTGCAAACCACTGGAAGGCATTGCTTCGGTCACCACAACTTATCttctgaaaatgaaaaatgcaaatgcaaatgcaaattaa